Genomic DNA from Shouchella patagoniensis:
AACATACTATGCGAAAGGGAGTTCATTAAAGGGGCTTAAAGTGAACACAGATGTTACTGAAATAGCCACTGTTGCTGATGCTCAAAACTTACTTGCTTTTTTGAAGGAAATACCAGAGTTTAAACACTCGGTTCCGCAAACGGTCGAAAAAAAACAACGTGATATAGAAAGTGGCTTCTCACGCGCAGTTTTGGTTAAATCAAATGGGGAAATTGTTGCAAGCGCCTCCACAACTGCAGAAAATTCAGCTTCTGCAATGATCGTGGGCGTAGCGACTCTAGAAGCATATAAGCATAACGGCTATGCAACGGCCTGTGTATATAGACTCTGTTCTGACTTGCATCTAGAAGGAAAAGAACCGTGTTTGTTTTATGATAATCCCGCTGCCGGTGCTATTTATAAGAGAATTGGATTTGAAGATATTGGTTTGTGGATGATGTATGGGTATTAAATGATTAGAATAGGTCATGTTAGAACTTACTTGTCAGCTTAATCATACTCAGTCAAAAAGAGGGTGTCTAATGTCCTGATTTTTGTTATAATAAATTGCTGTTTTTATCATTTTATGAACGGATTGATTTTGTTTTATTGCATGTTGCTTTTAATGATCGTAAAAAAAGGTTGAATGAACGTATACTTTTCAGACAGGAAAAGCTAAATATCCATTGTTAATTAATAGCGGGATTACTACCTATTTGTCTTTTAAGTATTCTTATTTAGGGACATGTTCTGTCACATATTTAAATGTGAGTGGAAGTAAACCAAGGAGACAAAATGTGTTCATAAAATGATAGAACGGTTTATTAGAAATAAGGGAGAAGGAGTGTAATTAATAGCGTGAGTAAATTAAGGAGCGTAGGTGGACGACTGGATAAAGTCAATGCGCTGGAAGATCAGAAAAAATGGGAAGAGGCACTTATTATTTATAATAACTTATTTGCCGACTACTCTACGCATGCAAAGGAGTTTTCTTCAAGAGCACACCGCTTACTCTTAAAAAGGAAATTTAAAGCAGCTGTCCAAACCTCAGTTATTGGAGGTACAATTTACCCAGCTGATTTTTTACTAAGACTTCAGCGAACAACTTTCTATTTTATAGGATTAAAATGGGGAAAGTTATTGGACGTATGGCGGGAAAAAGATCATTATCATGAGAAGCATATAAATCTTATTCTTGCCAGGTTTGAGTGCTTAAAGCAATTAGGTAAAGAAAAGGACGCGGAAGAGGCTTTAATTTCGGGGCATCACTTATATCCTAAAAATCCAAAACTAAATTTAGTAGTAGGTAAACATTTTTTTGTGAAAGAACAATGGGATCGAGTTCCTTCCTTTTATAAAAAGGCTATGGAGTATGGTCAAATACTAAAGACTAAGGAATATGTTGAATTAGCTACTGCTGAATTAAACAAAGGGAATGTTGAGGGTGCAAATGAGGCAGTACTCTCGGGTTTAACTTTGTACCAAAATGATAAAGATTTATTATTGATGGCAATTGAATTTGCTAAAGAAAAACAGGAATGGAAAGATGTTATTGAACAATGTTCAAAGGCAGAGTCGGTGCTGCAAGGAGAAACGAAATATAACGAAGTGCTTCTAACGAGGTCCATTGCTCTGCAATTCTCTGGTAAGCACAGAGAAGCGAAAGATTGCTTTAATCTGTTTATGAAAAATAATCAAGCTGGAAACGAAAGGCATAAAAAATTCATACTGTTTGATAATGGAGAGAGTCGAATTGAGTTCTATAAACATTTAGGTGAAACAAATGCCATCATACTTACATTTGATTCAATTAATTTAACTTGGCGCAATGATCCATTTGGCTATAAATTATTGGCGAAGCAAAATATTGACATCTTATCACTTAGGCGCCGAAAAGTGGAACTATGTCATCAAGATCTTACAGCAGATAATTATTACAAAATGGTGGGAAAACTCGTAAGCGGTTACGAGAAAAAGTTCGCTTATGGATTTAGTTTAGGGGGATATACATCTCTTTATTACGCTTCAGCTTTGAAATGTGACATTTTGTCCCTTTCACCAAGGCTATCTGCACATCCGATTTTCGGCAAAGGGAAATACCCGAAAGAACTTTTTACCCATGGTCTAAACTTTCCATACAATGAAGAAATATCTCCTGTAATCATTTATGATCCTAAAGATAGACGAGATAATCGTTTTATAGAAGAAAATATAAAACCGGCATTTCCACATGCACGATACATAAAAACGGATTATTCAGGACATGCTACTGCTCCTTACTTGTTAAAGATTGGTATGCTGAAAACGTATGTTTACTGCCTGCTTGATGGAACAGATTATCCTAGTTTGAAGAGAGAAAACAATTATCTTTCTCCTAATTATCTTCGTATCTTAGCCTCCCATTGCTATAGAAGAGGAAAACTAAAATGGGCAAATGTGTTAGTTGAAAGGGCTCTTGCCATTGATCCTAACAACAAACATGGACTAAAATTAAGAGAGAATATTCAAGAAAAAATAAAGCATGAAAACAAAGTGCTTTTACCTGTTTAGCAAAAGTAGTTATTAGAAAGAATAAGTAAAATAAAGTTTATATATATTAAAGCTATATTAGATTCGTTTTATGTACAAATAGAACTTAATAATGTTT
This window encodes:
- a CDS encoding GNAT family N-acetyltransferase codes for the protein MIRQLSANDQEICLQLVKQKPAENLFIIGDIEAFGMETDFQRVWGDFNEQNELIAVLLKYQENYIPYANSLFDSVGFAEIMNNDPSFKAMSGLKTVTEQIEPHLRPFRSKRETYYAKGSSLKGLKVNTDVTEIATVADAQNLLAFLKEIPEFKHSVPQTVEKKQRDIESGFSRAVLVKSNGEIVASASTTAENSASAMIVGVATLEAYKHNGYATACVYRLCSDLHLEGKEPCLFYDNPAAGAIYKRIGFEDIGLWMMYGY